In Leptospira sp. WS58.C1, a single genomic region encodes these proteins:
- a CDS encoding aminotransferase class I/II-fold pyridoxal phosphate-dependent enzyme: MQESPSTKLPFFSELPAFFSRLESHNRIRVLDPPSGLDLCSNDYLGLSNHPEIIQALKEGIDIYGAGSTASRLVRGHRKVFEELENDFSNWVHAEDSLFFANGYAANLGAISCVADPSYTIFCDRKNHASLMDGVRLSGAKKVYYKHSDLNDLENSLKKYSGTKHKMIVTESVFSMDGDKTDINALIDLKEKYGAILYIDEAHAIGLFGKEGAGVSLEEKISRVSEIDFRMSTFGKALGLEGAVISTTKDARKYLLHSARTFVFSTGPLPAIAHAGRVAIRLAKRMENERRILAENSEFFRTSLHRIGYNTGNSNTQIVPILLGSEEEALELSSILARNGFQAKAIRPPTVEISRIRVSLNSKIQRNDLEKFVQLIREN; this comes from the coding sequence GTGCAGGAATCTCCATCCACGAAACTTCCTTTCTTTTCGGAGCTTCCTGCCTTCTTTTCCAGGTTAGAATCTCATAATAGGATCCGAGTTTTGGATCCTCCTTCCGGCCTAGACCTATGCTCCAATGATTATTTGGGGCTTTCAAATCATCCTGAGATCATCCAAGCTTTAAAAGAAGGTATCGATATCTACGGTGCGGGTTCCACTGCAAGCCGTTTAGTTCGAGGTCATAGAAAGGTATTCGAGGAATTGGAAAACGATTTTTCGAACTGGGTCCACGCGGAAGATTCTCTCTTTTTTGCGAACGGATATGCCGCGAATTTAGGAGCGATTTCCTGTGTTGCCGATCCTTCTTATACGATCTTTTGTGATCGAAAAAATCATGCTTCTCTAATGGATGGGGTTCGGCTTTCCGGAGCAAAAAAAGTATATTATAAACATTCCGACCTAAACGATCTGGAAAACTCCTTAAAAAAATATTCCGGAACCAAACATAAAATGATCGTGACCGAGTCCGTATTCAGTATGGACGGTGACAAAACCGATATAAATGCACTCATTGATCTGAAAGAAAAATACGGTGCTATTCTCTACATTGATGAAGCACATGCAATCGGGCTCTTCGGGAAAGAAGGCGCGGGAGTTTCTTTAGAAGAAAAAATTTCCAGAGTTTCCGAAATAGATTTTAGAATGTCTACTTTTGGAAAAGCATTAGGGTTAGAAGGAGCAGTGATCTCCACAACTAAGGATGCTAGAAAGTATTTACTTCATTCCGCTCGGACTTTCGTGTTTTCGACCGGCCCACTTCCTGCGATCGCTCATGCGGGAAGGGTTGCAATACGTTTGGCAAAACGGATGGAGAATGAGAGAAGAATATTGGCGGAAAATTCCGAATTCTTTAGAACTTCTCTCCACCGGATAGGATATAATACAGGAAATTCTAATACTCAAATTGTACCGATACTTTTGGGTTCGGAAGAAGAAGCATTGGAACTTTCTTCTATTCTAGCCCGGAACGGATTCCAGGCCAAGGCAATCCGACCTCCAACGGTTGAAATTTCCAGGATCAGAGTCTCTCTCAATTCGAAGATCCAAAGAAATGATCTGGAAAAGTTTGTACAATTGATTCGGGAGAATTAG
- a CDS encoding DsbA family protein, producing MSEETSSAQFDRLFGQKFKDVIPWIFLAYVLLSIYPIVKFFLPEHYMRIGTFGFYTLSDVKRENPAAYRKYLQENNQQMYRLFSQLASQEILKKEAADRGVPVEELTKFGRGYEPVQDEIIAAYNQFKNEPSLKGKPLAAVQDEIVKYLKAVQADRERQSFFGRMREQYNTEIIGPELPPPTRVVIEPSENPTIGPSDAKVTIVEFSDFECPYCAMSQTTTKALREQYKDKIKWVFRDFPMDFHRNAMFAHVAANCSIPQGKYWQYNSLLFENGRKLEKANVIRLAQQVGLDMGAFNRCIADEDKIKSEIEADMEAGQSYGVNGTPAFFINGILVEGNMPIQNFTKIIDEELKNN from the coding sequence ATGTCTGAAGAAACTTCTTCCGCTCAGTTCGATCGACTTTTCGGTCAGAAATTCAAGGATGTAATTCCTTGGATCTTTTTAGCTTACGTTCTATTATCGATTTATCCTATTGTGAAGTTCTTTCTCCCGGAACATTATATGAGGATCGGAACATTCGGATTTTATACTCTTTCGGATGTAAAAAGGGAGAACCCGGCTGCTTATCGTAAGTATTTGCAAGAAAACAACCAGCAGATGTACAGACTTTTCTCCCAACTTGCTTCCCAAGAGATCCTAAAAAAAGAAGCGGCCGATAGAGGAGTTCCTGTGGAAGAACTGACTAAGTTCGGAAGAGGTTACGAGCCTGTGCAGGACGAAATTATTGCAGCTTATAATCAATTTAAGAATGAGCCTAGCTTAAAAGGTAAACCTTTAGCTGCTGTTCAAGACGAGATCGTAAAATATTTAAAAGCGGTTCAGGCTGATAGAGAAAGACAATCCTTCTTCGGAAGAATGAGAGAACAATACAATACCGAGATTATCGGACCGGAACTTCCTCCTCCTACCCGTGTTGTGATCGAGCCTAGTGAAAATCCAACCATTGGGCCTTCGGATGCAAAAGTTACAATCGTGGAATTTTCGGATTTCGAATGTCCTTACTGTGCTATGAGCCAAACCACAACTAAGGCTCTTAGAGAACAATATAAGGATAAAATAAAATGGGTCTTTAGGGATTTTCCTATGGATTTCCATAGAAATGCAATGTTTGCTCACGTTGCTGCAAACTGTTCTATTCCTCAGGGAAAATACTGGCAATACAATAGTCTCCTTTTCGAAAACGGAAGAAAATTAGAAAAAGCGAATGTGATCCGATTGGCACAACAAGTCGGTTTGGACATGGGAGCGTTCAATCGTTGTATCGCAGACGAAGACAAGATCAAAAGCGAGATCGAAGCGGATATGGAGGCAGGACAAAGTTACGGTGTGAATGGAACACCTGCATTCTTCATTAACGGTATTTTAGTGGAAGGCAATATGCCGATCCAAAATTTCACGAAAATCATCGACGAAGAGCTGAAAAACAACTAA
- a CDS encoding sodium:solute symporter family transporter, with product MQFAWSDALVLFFYFGIILYSGFKSGRKSSESKEFFLANRSLSWVPLSLSIVATETSALTFLSVPGIAYAGNFTFLQVVFGYILGRTVVALVLIPLTYHHNFLSVYEWVGTRFGRRSQKTMSGLFSVTRILGDGVRLYASTLPVAMLLELGLPKILPYTFNQYSIGVWTLAIVTLITVLYTMQGGFRSVVWVDTLQYFVYVFGGVFALLLLYQSSPDPVTVLTSAWEGNKLKVLEWENPSATYFLPWAVLGGALLSLGTHGADQMFIQRSLAARNVKDAQKAMISSGIAVFFQMILFLGIGTFLFYKFNGQTIVQDKVFSKFLIEEVPTPFLGLLLSGILASTMSTLSSSINSLSLTAKADFGWNLGGQKLSSLFFGILLFFSSFFFFSLPENYTKGLLELGLKISSFTVGSMVAVFLTEVIPFLRKRVIVSDLGLAIALAGSILVTGISGTVKNYNFTVLVPLGMVLFWTFALFAGFIFPNRKR from the coding sequence ATGCAATTTGCTTGGTCAGACGCTTTGGTTTTATTTTTCTATTTTGGGATCATTCTCTACTCCGGTTTCAAATCCGGACGTAAAAGTTCCGAATCCAAGGAATTCTTCTTAGCGAACAGATCTCTTTCTTGGGTTCCGCTTTCACTTTCCATTGTAGCGACGGAAACCTCTGCATTGACCTTTCTTTCCGTACCAGGAATTGCTTATGCGGGAAACTTCACATTTTTGCAAGTTGTCTTCGGATATATTTTAGGAAGAACGGTTGTCGCCTTAGTTCTCATTCCACTTACCTATCATCATAATTTTCTTTCCGTGTATGAGTGGGTGGGGACCAGATTCGGAAGAAGATCCCAAAAAACAATGTCGGGGCTTTTTTCCGTAACCCGGATCTTAGGCGATGGGGTCAGACTTTACGCGTCTACACTTCCAGTGGCAATGTTATTAGAATTAGGACTTCCTAAAATTCTACCGTATACATTCAATCAATACTCGATCGGAGTTTGGACCTTAGCGATCGTAACCTTGATCACCGTTTTATACACGATGCAAGGTGGATTCAGATCGGTCGTATGGGTGGATACATTACAATATTTTGTTTATGTATTCGGAGGAGTATTCGCATTACTTCTACTCTACCAATCAAGTCCCGACCCTGTAACGGTTCTCACTTCCGCTTGGGAAGGAAACAAACTGAAAGTTCTAGAATGGGAAAATCCTTCCGCGACTTACTTCCTGCCTTGGGCTGTTTTGGGTGGGGCATTACTCAGCTTAGGAACTCACGGTGCGGACCAGATGTTTATCCAAAGATCACTTGCTGCAAGAAACGTAAAAGATGCCCAAAAGGCGATGATTAGCTCGGGTATCGCGGTATTTTTTCAGATGATCTTATTTTTAGGAATCGGGACATTCTTATTCTACAAATTTAACGGACAAACAATCGTTCAAGACAAGGTATTTTCCAAATTTCTAATAGAAGAAGTTCCTACCCCGTTTTTAGGACTTCTACTTTCCGGGATATTGGCATCTACTATGTCAACATTATCCAGTTCGATAAATTCCCTTTCACTTACTGCAAAAGCGGATTTCGGTTGGAATCTAGGAGGACAAAAGCTTTCTTCTCTATTCTTCGGGATCTTACTTTTTTTTAGTTCCTTCTTCTTTTTTTCCCTACCAGAAAATTATACAAAAGGACTCCTAGAGTTAGGATTAAAAATTTCCTCATTTACCGTAGGTTCTATGGTTGCCGTATTTTTAACGGAAGTAATCCCGTTCTTAAGAAAAAGGGTCATTGTTTCGGATCTGGGTTTGGCGATTGCGTTAGCAGGCTCTATCTTGGTGACCGGGATTTCAGGAACGGTAAAAAACTATAATTTTACGGTTCTTGTTCCGCTTGGAATGGTCTTATTCTGGACTTTCGCGTTATTCGCAGGATTTATTTTTCCGAACCGGAAACGATAG
- the bioA gene encoding adenosylmethionine--8-amino-7-oxononanoate transaminase: MIWHPYTIQLDSDPPLKIVSAKGEFLYDENGKEYIDAISSWWVSIHGHNHPKLVDAVKKQLESLDHVLLAGFTHPPALELAHELLEFTGWNFHKVVYSDNGSTALEIMLKIALQYFRNQGREKKKIFINFSYSYHGDTIGAMSVGGDSVFNRVFQSLLFQTKNFPSPACHDCPVSKSPHSCAEDCLDELEAYLSAHSEEVVGVVMEPLIAGAGGMLFHKPSVLARLREITERYDVLLLLDEVFTGFGRTGTDFAYQKAGIRPDMIALAKGLTAGILPLAVTLVREEIYKEFLSSEPMKAFYHGHTMTGYPPGCASALASLRIYKEENRLADVKRLESYLEEGWARLRAEFPDKIKNTRVLGSVGVGEVFTGKLKPGYVNPFAREFRRICQERGVIVRPLGNVIYITPPYNISKSSLDRVFQAIREGLSAYKIVD, encoded by the coding sequence TTGATCTGGCATCCGTATACAATCCAACTAGATTCCGATCCTCCTTTAAAGATCGTTTCCGCAAAGGGAGAATTTCTATATGATGAAAACGGTAAAGAATATATAGATGCGATCTCTTCTTGGTGGGTAAGCATCCACGGTCATAACCATCCCAAACTTGTGGACGCAGTTAAAAAACAATTGGAGTCTTTGGACCATGTACTTCTCGCAGGTTTTACCCATCCTCCCGCCCTGGAGCTTGCCCATGAACTTTTAGAATTTACGGGTTGGAATTTTCATAAGGTAGTCTATTCGGACAACGGTTCCACTGCACTCGAGATCATGCTTAAGATCGCTCTTCAGTATTTTAGGAATCAAGGTAGAGAAAAGAAAAAAATATTCATCAACTTCTCCTATTCGTACCACGGGGACACGATCGGAGCGATGAGCGTAGGAGGAGACTCCGTATTTAATAGAGTTTTCCAAAGCCTTTTATTCCAGACTAAAAATTTTCCTTCTCCCGCATGCCACGATTGTCCCGTTTCCAAATCTCCGCATTCCTGTGCGGAAGATTGTTTGGACGAATTAGAGGCATATTTATCCGCTCACTCGGAGGAAGTAGTGGGTGTGGTGATGGAACCTTTGATCGCAGGAGCCGGTGGAATGTTATTTCATAAGCCGAGCGTTCTGGCAAGACTGAGAGAGATCACGGAACGTTACGATGTACTTCTTCTTCTGGACGAAGTATTTACCGGTTTTGGAAGGACCGGGACCGATTTTGCCTACCAAAAAGCGGGGATCCGACCTGACATGATTGCTCTTGCAAAAGGACTTACAGCCGGAATTTTACCCTTAGCAGTCACTCTTGTTAGGGAGGAAATTTACAAAGAATTCTTATCCTCGGAACCTATGAAGGCATTCTATCATGGACATACTATGACGGGATATCCTCCGGGTTGCGCTTCCGCGCTTGCATCATTACGGATTTATAAAGAAGAAAATAGGTTAGCCGACGTAAAACGATTGGAGTCCTATTTGGAAGAAGGTTGGGCCAGACTAAGGGCGGAATTTCCCGACAAGATCAAAAATACAAGGGTCCTTGGTTCCGTAGGAGTGGGAGAGGTTTTTACCGGTAAATTGAAACCAGGTTACGTGAACCCGTTCGCTAGAGAGTTCCGAAGGATCTGCCAAGAAAGAGGAGTGATTGTCCGACCGCTTGGGAATGTAATATATATAACCCCTCCATACAATATTTCTAAATCGTCTTTAGATCGGGTATTCCAGGCGATCCGAGAAGGTCTTTCCGCTTATAAAATCGTAGATTGA
- the serB gene encoding phosphoserine phosphatase SerB, with amino-acid sequence MERRSEVSKDFVCDVWKTDRTLPREELIYLRQELQRFRKIDLIQISSFLKDASLFCFDMDSTLIKEEVIDELARYAGVYEEVAQVTKEAMEGNLNFHEALHKRCSYLKDLPVSIFDDLYFKLHPNYGVPELFQELRKKNAKTAVFSGGFSDILERFKQEYSIDEVRANYLDRAGDKLLGTVSGTVVDKNIKRDSLLELQSRFQMRKENVVAVGDGANDQLMLEAAGIGIGFHAKDGLKANISNWIDFASMDVLLYLFEE; translated from the coding sequence ATAGAAAGAAGGTCCGAAGTTTCCAAAGATTTCGTATGCGATGTCTGGAAAACGGATCGTACACTTCCAAGAGAAGAGCTAATCTATCTAAGACAAGAACTACAAAGATTCAGAAAAATTGATCTCATCCAGATCTCTTCTTTTTTAAAAGATGCTTCCTTATTTTGTTTCGATATGGATTCCACTTTGATTAAGGAAGAAGTCATTGATGAATTAGCAAGATACGCAGGCGTTTATGAAGAAGTAGCGCAAGTGACCAAGGAAGCTATGGAAGGAAATCTAAACTTCCATGAAGCTCTCCATAAAAGGTGTTCTTATCTGAAAGATCTTCCTGTTTCCATTTTCGACGACTTGTATTTTAAATTACATCCGAATTATGGAGTTCCTGAATTATTCCAGGAACTTAGGAAGAAGAATGCAAAAACCGCGGTCTTCAGCGGCGGCTTCTCCGACATATTAGAAAGATTTAAACAAGAATATTCCATAGACGAGGTCCGAGCAAATTATCTGGATAGAGCAGGGGATAAACTGCTGGGTACTGTTTCCGGAACTGTGGTGGATAAAAATATCAAAAGGGATTCTCTTTTAGAACTTCAATCCCGTTTCCAAATGAGGAAAGAAAATGTCGTAGCTGTGGGTGACGGTGCAAACGACCAACTTATGTTAGAGGCTGCCGGGATTGGGATCGGATTTCATGCGAAAGATGGTCTTAAAGCCAATATTTCCAATTGGATCGACTTTGCGTCTATGGATGTTCTTTTGTATTTATTTGAAGAGTAA
- the bioB gene encoding biotin synthase BioB, with translation MKLSLETPPVTEEKVFSEVPSIIDREETYAILSGQIPLTEALDKAFKVREKYFGKTVRIHVLDNIKNGHCPEDCGYCAQRKNAGSGVQEYSMKSPEEIFQDAVQAKENGAYRFCMVTAGTGPNSLATEKLAFTIEKISKELGLKVCLSAGLLDREKAERLKAAGLDRYNHNLNTSKAHYPEICDTHTYEQRVETITHLMKAGVGMCSGVIVGMGESLWDLTDVIYEIKNLKVISIPVNFFIPVAGHAIKNPQSLTPEFCLRTLIAFRLVNPDSEVRIAAGREGHLRGLQGMALYAANSLFASGYLNVKGSDAADTIRMILDSGFYPEFSSGVGEEIDWESALGKDHPYAPENFPELYKYRKSLK, from the coding sequence ATGAAACTTAGTCTAGAAACTCCCCCAGTTACCGAAGAGAAAGTATTTTCGGAGGTCCCGAGTATAATCGACCGGGAGGAAACGTATGCTATTCTAAGCGGTCAGATCCCGTTGACTGAGGCATTGGACAAGGCATTCAAGGTCCGTGAAAAATACTTCGGTAAAACGGTCCGTATCCACGTTCTAGACAATATTAAGAACGGACATTGTCCGGAAGATTGCGGTTACTGCGCTCAAAGAAAGAACGCGGGCTCCGGCGTTCAGGAATATTCCATGAAGTCTCCTGAGGAAATCTTCCAAGACGCGGTCCAAGCCAAGGAGAACGGCGCATATCGTTTTTGTATGGTCACTGCGGGGACCGGACCAAATTCCTTAGCGACTGAAAAATTGGCATTCACGATAGAAAAGATCAGCAAAGAGTTAGGCTTAAAAGTATGTTTGTCCGCGGGTCTCTTGGACAGAGAAAAGGCCGAACGTTTAAAGGCTGCCGGTCTAGACAGATACAATCATAATCTGAATACTTCTAAAGCACACTATCCCGAAATCTGTGACACCCACACCTACGAACAAAGAGTGGAGACCATTACCCATTTGATGAAAGCAGGAGTGGGAATGTGTTCCGGCGTGATCGTCGGGATGGGAGAATCTCTTTGGGATCTAACGGATGTTATATACGAGATCAAAAACTTAAAAGTGATCTCTATTCCTGTGAATTTTTTCATACCGGTGGCAGGGCATGCGATCAAAAATCCTCAAAGTTTAACTCCTGAATTTTGTCTCAGAACTCTAATCGCTTTTCGGTTAGTGAATCCCGATTCAGAGGTTCGAATTGCTGCCGGGAGAGAGGGGCATCTCAGAGGCTTACAAGGAATGGCTTTATATGCCGCGAATTCTTTGTTTGCAAGCGGCTATTTGAACGTAAAAGGTTCCGATGCAGCAGACACGATCCGAATGATCTTAGACTCAGGATTTTATCCTGAATTTTCTTCCGGGGTAGGAGAAGAAATCGATTGGGAATCCGCTCTTGGAAAAGACCATCCATATGCGCCTGAAAATTTCCCGGAACTTTATAAATATCGGAAATCCTTGAAATAG
- the thrB gene encoding homoserine kinase, translating to MSAPKYKFQIKVPGTSANLGSGFDLLGLAFQIYNEFSFEFGKTTEFKRKIKGSSAPVFTDEEDLVLQSYKTYFSIFVSPQTVSAASPIPYSVTMELGLPLKGGLGSSASAVVAGFSAARFAQSVYFPDTKLPSESEFLYQLALLEGHPDNTTPAYLGGFVFSYFAEEKLYYFKRKFPKNIHCFFLIPELEIATNHSRKCLPDTYPVSDIIFNMSRISTWWEFLESGEPGLLKRALEDKIHTPYRMNSEFPLLPLVEEIQKFSIGVSLSGSGPAVLIYTRRKDSKRLEKKFSEITKQFTEKSGISCRLVRLSPDTTGAKITFKKIS from the coding sequence ATGAGCGCGCCAAAGTACAAATTCCAGATTAAGGTCCCGGGAACTTCCGCTAATTTAGGTTCCGGTTTCGATCTATTGGGATTGGCCTTCCAGATTTACAATGAGTTCAGTTTTGAATTCGGAAAAACTACCGAGTTTAAAAGAAAGATCAAAGGTTCTTCCGCTCCTGTATTTACCGATGAGGAGGACTTAGTTTTACAATCTTATAAAACGTATTTTTCCATATTTGTTTCTCCGCAAACCGTGTCCGCTGCTTCTCCTATTCCTTATTCCGTGACTATGGAGCTTGGACTTCCTTTAAAGGGCGGTTTGGGTTCGAGTGCAAGCGCCGTGGTTGCGGGATTTTCTGCCGCAAGGTTTGCGCAAAGTGTGTATTTTCCGGATACAAAACTTCCGAGTGAGTCTGAGTTCTTGTATCAGCTCGCATTATTAGAGGGTCATCCGGATAATACAACTCCCGCATATTTAGGCGGATTCGTTTTCTCTTATTTTGCCGAGGAGAAACTATATTATTTTAAAAGAAAGTTCCCTAAAAATATACATTGTTTCTTTCTCATTCCCGAATTAGAGATCGCGACCAATCATTCCAGGAAATGCCTTCCGGATACGTATCCGGTTTCCGATATCATTTTTAATATGAGTAGAATTTCCACTTGGTGGGAGTTCTTAGAATCCGGAGAACCTGGACTTCTCAAAAGAGCTTTGGAAGATAAGATCCATACTCCGTATAGAATGAATTCCGAATTTCCACTTTTACCGTTGGTAGAAGAGATCCAGAAATTTTCGATCGGTGTTTCGCTTTCCGGGAGTGGTCCTGCCGTTCTAATTTATACCAGAAGAAAGGATTCCAAAAGGCTGGAGAAAAAATTCTCAGAGATTACGAAACAATTTACTGAAAAATCGGGGATTTCTTGCAGATTAGTGCGACTTTCTCCGGATACAACCGGTGCGAAGATAACTTTTAAAAAAATATCTTAA
- a CDS encoding malate dehydrogenase, with protein MAKTVKVAVTGAAGQIGYSLLFRIASGQMFGADTPVEIQMLELEAALPAAKGVIMELEDCAFPLLQKVSVSADLDVAFKDINWALLVGSVPRKAGMERSDLLKINGGIFVNQGKAIEKNAASDVRVLVVGNPCNTNCLIAMNNAKGVPTERWFAMTKLDENRAKSQLAIKSGNLVKDVTNVAIWGNHSSTQYPDFYNAKIGGKVATDVIKDHDWLKGDFIKNVQQRGAEIIKARGASSAASAANGVVDTVRQIITPTPAGDWFSVAVASDGSYGADKGLIFGYPVKSDGTKIEIVKGLELNDFAKEKFNITHDELKSERDEVKGML; from the coding sequence ATGGCAAAAACAGTTAAGGTAGCAGTTACGGGTGCCGCAGGGCAGATCGGATATTCTCTATTATTCAGGATCGCCTCCGGTCAAATGTTCGGTGCGGATACTCCCGTAGAGATCCAAATGTTGGAACTGGAGGCTGCTCTTCCTGCAGCTAAAGGTGTGATCATGGAATTGGAAGACTGCGCCTTTCCTCTTTTGCAAAAAGTAAGTGTTTCCGCGGATCTGGATGTAGCTTTTAAAGATATCAATTGGGCGCTACTCGTCGGTTCCGTTCCAAGAAAAGCGGGAATGGAAAGAAGCGACCTTCTCAAAATTAACGGTGGGATTTTCGTAAACCAAGGAAAAGCGATCGAAAAGAACGCCGCTTCCGATGTAAGGGTTTTAGTAGTAGGTAATCCTTGTAATACGAACTGCCTTATCGCTATGAATAACGCGAAAGGAGTTCCTACTGAACGTTGGTTTGCAATGACCAAGTTGGATGAAAACCGTGCAAAATCCCAACTTGCGATCAAATCGGGAAATTTAGTTAAAGACGTTACAAATGTTGCAATCTGGGGAAACCACTCTTCCACTCAGTACCCTGATTTCTATAACGCAAAAATCGGCGGAAAAGTAGCAACAGACGTGATCAAAGACCATGATTGGTTAAAAGGCGATTTTATTAAGAACGTTCAACAACGTGGAGCGGAGATCATCAAAGCTAGAGGAGCTTCTTCCGCTGCATCTGCTGCAAATGGAGTTGTGGATACTGTTCGCCAGATCATCACTCCTACTCCTGCAGGAGATTGGTTCAGCGTAGCTGTGGCTTCCGACGGCTCTTACGGCGCGGACAAGGGACTCATTTTCGGATACCCTGTGAAATCCGATGGAACGAAAATTGAGATCGTTAAGGGATTGGAATTGAACGACTTTGCAAAAGAGAAGTTCAATATCACTCATGACGAACTTAAATCGGAAAGAGACGAAGTTAAAGGGATGTTATAA
- a CDS encoding GDSL-type esterase/lipase family protein, which yields MKVLGICFFLLSLISCSVFQTRTVYDYYNPSFKCVDKVGIRDSEEWESYQKLYQEAVLIYTNENEKLKKANIVFVGNSLIAAIPPDLIQTYFPGSVNRGIAGDMTELLLNRLDSTVLNLKPSTIILEIGGNDIRDGKCLDYIEGIHKQLVQKIRTSLPNTKLLILGIPPVLSRNVNSVSPIVNSWLLRIANENQNVQFLDIWPEFRQKEIPFIREELAFSYDGKKDPIHINRDAYIIWLRKIKSLVR from the coding sequence ATGAAAGTATTAGGGATTTGTTTTTTTCTCCTTTCCCTAATCTCTTGTTCCGTTTTCCAAACCCGGACAGTATACGATTATTACAATCCTTCTTTCAAATGTGTGGATAAGGTTGGGATCAGGGATTCGGAAGAATGGGAATCCTACCAGAAATTGTATCAGGAAGCGGTTCTGATCTATACGAATGAGAACGAAAAATTAAAAAAGGCGAATATAGTTTTCGTGGGCAATAGTCTGATCGCCGCAATTCCGCCCGATCTGATCCAGACCTACTTTCCAGGTTCCGTGAATCGTGGGATTGCAGGTGATATGACCGAACTTCTCTTGAATCGCCTGGACTCGACTGTACTAAATCTAAAACCTTCTACCATTATCCTAGAGATTGGCGGAAATGATATCCGGGACGGGAAATGTCTGGATTATATAGAAGGGATCCATAAGCAGTTGGTCCAAAAGATCAGGACCAGTCTGCCGAATACAAAGCTGCTTATACTCGGGATCCCGCCGGTTTTGAGTCGAAATGTGAACTCCGTATCTCCTATCGTCAATTCCTGGCTGTTGAGGATCGCAAACGAGAACCAGAACGTCCAGTTTTTGGATATCTGGCCGGAGTTCCGACAAAAAGAGATCCCATTCATCCGAGAAGAATTGGCATTTTCTTATGATGGAAAAAAAGACCCGATCCATATCAATAGAGATGCCTATATCATCTGGCTTCGCAAAATTAAATCTCTCGTTCGATAA
- the bioD gene encoding dethiobiotin synthase has protein sequence MSIFVTGTGTDIGKTFFCSLMMAKYAEELGLKYLKPIQTGTDSDRVKIMNLTGLNESYFLKNYYTFELPASPHLAAEMENTTVETDELSRHLFSIKDAKILVEGAGGVYVPIKRYFFTADLVEQAKLPLVLVASTELGTINHTLLSLEALRKREIKVLGVYFIGPENPLRSDNIRTIIEAAEIGLLGTFLLPDRILSRKQFLDKVAKEFDPDRILPELLFP, from the coding sequence TTGTCCATTTTTGTAACCGGAACCGGGACCGATATCGGTAAAACTTTTTTTTGCTCTCTTATGATGGCGAAATATGCGGAAGAGCTAGGACTCAAATATCTAAAGCCGATCCAAACCGGTACTGATTCCGACCGTGTGAAGATCATGAATCTTACCGGACTAAACGAGTCTTATTTTTTAAAAAATTATTATACCTTCGAGTTACCGGCTTCTCCTCATCTTGCCGCCGAAATGGAAAATACGACTGTGGAGACCGACGAGCTTTCCAGGCATCTTTTCAGCATCAAGGACGCTAAAATATTGGTGGAAGGCGCCGGAGGTGTATACGTTCCGATCAAACGTTATTTTTTTACTGCGGATTTAGTGGAACAGGCAAAACTACCATTGGTATTGGTGGCATCCACTGAGCTCGGAACGATCAATCACACGTTATTATCTTTAGAGGCGCTTCGAAAAAGGGAGATCAAGGTTTTGGGTGTATATTTTATCGGTCCTGAAAACCCTCTTCGGTCTGACAATATCCGGACCATAATAGAAGCAGCTGAAATCGGACTTTTAGGGACATTTCTTCTTCCGGATAGGATATTGTCTCGAAAGCAATTCTTGGATAAGGTTGCAAAAGAATTCGATCCGGATAGAATCCTCCCGGAATTACTTTTCCCTTGA